One genomic region from Macaca mulatta isolate MMU2019108-1 chromosome 20, T2T-MMU8v2.0, whole genome shotgun sequence encodes:
- the ZNF597 gene encoding zinc finger protein 597 isoform X1, whose product MASMPPTPEAQGPILFEDLAVYFSQEECVTLHPAQMSLSRDATKECLEDAALMGEEGKPEINQQLSLESMELDELALEKYPIAAPLVPYPEKFSEDGVGNPEGKILSGTPTCKRRVISLLVTIENHTPLVELSEYLGTNTLSEILDSSWEGAKNVYKCPECDQNFSDHSYLVLHQKVHSGEKKHKCGDCGKIFNHRANLRTHRRIHTGEKPYKCAKCSASFRQHSHLSRHVNSHVKEKPYTCSICGRGFMWLPGLAQHQKSHSAEKAYESTNRDKHFNEKPNLALPEETFISGPQYQHTKCLKSFRQSSYPALSEKSHDEDFERCSDDGDNFFSFSKFKPLQCPDCDMTFPCFSELISHQNIHTEERPYTCKTCEKSFALDSELACHQKSHMVEETFKCTVCGKSFRSNLHLITHKRTHIKNTT is encoded by the exons ATGGCGTCCATGCCCCCGACTCCCGAGGCTCAG GGACCAATACTCTTTGAGGATCTGGCAGTGTATTTTTCTCAAGAGGAGTGTGTGACTCTGCACCCTGCCCAGATGTCCCTCAGTAGAGATGCTACAAAGGAGTGTTTGGAGGATGCGGCCTTGATGG GAGAGGAAGGCAAGCCAGAGATTAATCAGCAGTTAAGCCTAGAGTCTATGGAACTTGACGAGCTTGCCCTAGAAAAGTACCCCATTGCTGCACCCCTTGTCCCTTACCCAGAAAAATTCTCTGAGGATGGAGTTGGAAACCCTGAAGGGAAAATATTAAGTGGAACTCCCACTTGCAAGAGAAGGGTCATCAGCCTTTTAGTTACCATTGAAAACCACACCCCGTTAGTAGAACTCTCTGAATATTTAGGAACCAACACACTTTCTGAAATTCTTGATTCTTCCTGGGAAGGAGCCAAAAATGTGTATAAATGTCCTGAGTGTGACCAAAACTTCAGCGATCATTCATACCTGGTTTTGCATCAGAAAGTTCATTCAGGagagaaaaaacataaatgtGGTGACTGTGGGAAGATCTTCAATCATAGAGCCAACCTGAGGACACACAGGAGAATCcatactggtgagaaaccttATAAGTGTGCCAAGTGCAGTGCCAGCTTTCGCCAGCACTCGCATCTGTCCCGACACGTGAATAGCCATGTAAAGGAGAAGCCCTATACATGTAGCATATGTGGTAGAGGTTTTATGTGGCTCCCAGGATTGGCACAGCATCAGAAAAGCCACAGTGCTGAAAAAGCTTACGAATCTACTAACCGTGATAAACATTTTAATGAGAAACCAAATCTTGCTTTGCCTGAGGAAACATTCATATCAGGCCCCCAGTACCAGCACACTAAGTGCTTGAAGAGCTTCAGGCAGTCCTCATATCCTGCCCTTTCTGAGAAGAGCCACGACGAGGACTTTGAACGCTGCAGCGATGATGGGGACAATTTCTTCTCATTCTCAAAATTCAAGCCCTTGCAATGTCCTGACTGTGACATGACCTTTCCTTGTTTCTCTGAGCTTATTTCCCATCAGAACATTCATACAGAGGAAAGGCCCTATACATGCAAAACATGCGAGAAAAGTTTTGCTTTGGACTCAGAACTTGCATGCCACCAGAAGAGCCACATGGTAGAGGAAACTTTTAAATGTACTGTGTGTGGGAAAAGTTTCAGGTCAAATTTGCATCTCATTACTCATAAGCGAACTCACATAAAAAACACCACATAA
- the ZNF597 gene encoding zinc finger protein 597 isoform X2, translating into MFCFLLFLSTGEEGKPEINQQLSLESMELDELALEKYPIAAPLVPYPEKFSEDGVGNPEGKILSGTPTCKRRVISLLVTIENHTPLVELSEYLGTNTLSEILDSSWEGAKNVYKCPECDQNFSDHSYLVLHQKVHSGEKKHKCGDCGKIFNHRANLRTHRRIHTGEKPYKCAKCSASFRQHSHLSRHVNSHVKEKPYTCSICGRGFMWLPGLAQHQKSHSAEKAYESTNRDKHFNEKPNLALPEETFISGPQYQHTKCLKSFRQSSYPALSEKSHDEDFERCSDDGDNFFSFSKFKPLQCPDCDMTFPCFSELISHQNIHTEERPYTCKTCEKSFALDSELACHQKSHMVEETFKCTVCGKSFRSNLHLITHKRTHIKNTT; encoded by the coding sequence atgttttgctttcttttgtttttatcaaCAGGAGAGGAAGGCAAGCCAGAGATTAATCAGCAGTTAAGCCTAGAGTCTATGGAACTTGACGAGCTTGCCCTAGAAAAGTACCCCATTGCTGCACCCCTTGTCCCTTACCCAGAAAAATTCTCTGAGGATGGAGTTGGAAACCCTGAAGGGAAAATATTAAGTGGAACTCCCACTTGCAAGAGAAGGGTCATCAGCCTTTTAGTTACCATTGAAAACCACACCCCGTTAGTAGAACTCTCTGAATATTTAGGAACCAACACACTTTCTGAAATTCTTGATTCTTCCTGGGAAGGAGCCAAAAATGTGTATAAATGTCCTGAGTGTGACCAAAACTTCAGCGATCATTCATACCTGGTTTTGCATCAGAAAGTTCATTCAGGagagaaaaaacataaatgtGGTGACTGTGGGAAGATCTTCAATCATAGAGCCAACCTGAGGACACACAGGAGAATCcatactggtgagaaaccttATAAGTGTGCCAAGTGCAGTGCCAGCTTTCGCCAGCACTCGCATCTGTCCCGACACGTGAATAGCCATGTAAAGGAGAAGCCCTATACATGTAGCATATGTGGTAGAGGTTTTATGTGGCTCCCAGGATTGGCACAGCATCAGAAAAGCCACAGTGCTGAAAAAGCTTACGAATCTACTAACCGTGATAAACATTTTAATGAGAAACCAAATCTTGCTTTGCCTGAGGAAACATTCATATCAGGCCCCCAGTACCAGCACACTAAGTGCTTGAAGAGCTTCAGGCAGTCCTCATATCCTGCCCTTTCTGAGAAGAGCCACGACGAGGACTTTGAACGCTGCAGCGATGATGGGGACAATTTCTTCTCATTCTCAAAATTCAAGCCCTTGCAATGTCCTGACTGTGACATGACCTTTCCTTGTTTCTCTGAGCTTATTTCCCATCAGAACATTCATACAGAGGAAAGGCCCTATACATGCAAAACATGCGAGAAAAGTTTTGCTTTGGACTCAGAACTTGCATGCCACCAGAAGAGCCACATGGTAGAGGAAACTTTTAAATGTACTGTGTGTGGGAAAAGTTTCAGGTCAAATTTGCATCTCATTACTCATAAGCGAACTCACATAAAAAACACCACATAA